Proteins encoded within one genomic window of Lysinibacillus sphaericus:
- a CDS encoding acetate--CoA ligase family protein: MKKELKAYETLEPLFNPKSVAVLGASTNPYKIGYIQLKALIDGGFKGDIYPINPKASEIEGLPCYPSITAVPDEVDLAIFCVGAEQIQDNLQVCAKKKVKAAIIFASGFAEIGEEGVMLQQDLATIAKEHGIRIIGPNCVGLVNTTNGMIGTFSPAILAVPLHEEKAVGYVSQSGAFGVLTYMAAAQKGLSFNYFASVGNEMETEFSDVVEYMIHDPKTKVITGYLEGAKDIKKLRRLAKEALNRKKPIALMKTGRSTAGSRAAASHTGSLAGSDLIYDAFFRQSGIVRVDDYEDIITFSKLFLSNRLPQGKNTVLITSSGGRGINEADRCEGLGLNIIPLSEKTKTEIKKHIPSFGSASNPIDLTAAASVTNPELYIAPLRALIADPEVHNIILTEFPLYWEADNPYLQEFIELCKNSDKFVFITTFPLDGMSVPKGKETLEKNGIPVIPGDLNPIKGLAKLVEYSESYRKHQQKTHQQEDTTIKRIDISHIRGTTLSEAQATDILDIYGIPTTKRTVATTAEEAVQFANAIGYPVVLKVDSADIPHKTEADAIRLNVQSANEVMKAFTEIYHNAKTYKADAQINGIAVQEMLPEGTEVIIGATKDPNFGPVVMFGLGGIFVEVFKDISFRVAPLTRADAVEMIEEVKGKALLKGARGKAQSDIEAIIDVLLKVSQLVTENEAVIEELDINPLIVYEDGVKAADAMIVINKDVIEKSVVGR, from the coding sequence ATGAAGAAAGAATTAAAGGCTTATGAAACGTTAGAACCTTTGTTTAATCCAAAGTCTGTGGCAGTACTAGGCGCCTCTACCAATCCATATAAAATTGGCTATATTCAATTGAAGGCGCTAATCGATGGTGGATTTAAAGGAGACATTTATCCAATTAATCCAAAAGCTAGCGAAATAGAAGGTCTGCCATGCTACCCTTCGATCACAGCTGTACCCGATGAAGTAGATTTAGCTATATTTTGTGTAGGGGCAGAGCAAATTCAGGATAATCTCCAAGTATGTGCCAAAAAGAAGGTGAAAGCTGCCATTATTTTCGCATCTGGTTTCGCTGAAATTGGTGAAGAAGGTGTCATGTTACAACAAGATTTAGCGACCATTGCGAAAGAACATGGCATTCGTATTATTGGCCCGAACTGTGTAGGGCTAGTGAACACAACGAATGGTATGATTGGCACATTTTCACCAGCGATTTTGGCAGTGCCATTACATGAAGAAAAAGCAGTAGGCTACGTTTCGCAAAGTGGAGCATTTGGCGTTTTAACATATATGGCCGCTGCACAAAAAGGGTTAAGCTTTAATTATTTTGCAAGTGTCGGCAACGAAATGGAAACAGAATTTTCGGATGTAGTGGAATATATGATTCATGATCCTAAAACAAAAGTGATTACAGGCTACCTAGAAGGGGCCAAAGATATTAAGAAGCTTCGACGTTTAGCAAAAGAAGCGCTGAATCGCAAAAAGCCAATCGCGTTAATGAAAACGGGCAGAAGTACAGCTGGCAGTAGAGCAGCCGCTTCACATACAGGCTCTTTAGCTGGTTCAGATTTAATTTATGATGCATTTTTTAGACAAAGTGGCATTGTCAGAGTCGATGACTATGAAGATATTATTACTTTTTCAAAATTATTTTTATCCAATCGACTACCACAAGGAAAAAATACGGTGTTAATTACTAGTTCTGGTGGACGGGGCATTAACGAAGCAGATCGCTGTGAAGGTTTAGGATTAAACATTATACCACTAAGTGAAAAGACGAAGACAGAGATTAAAAAGCACATTCCTTCTTTCGGAAGTGCCAGCAATCCAATCGACTTAACGGCAGCCGCTTCAGTAACCAATCCCGAGCTGTATATAGCGCCATTACGAGCACTCATTGCTGATCCAGAAGTGCATAATATTATTTTAACGGAATTTCCATTGTACTGGGAGGCGGATAATCCATACCTTCAGGAGTTTATTGAGCTATGTAAAAACTCGGATAAATTCGTTTTTATTACAACATTCCCATTGGACGGTATGTCTGTTCCTAAAGGGAAAGAGACACTTGAGAAAAATGGCATTCCCGTTATACCAGGTGATTTAAATCCAATTAAAGGTTTAGCGAAGCTTGTGGAATATAGCGAAAGTTATCGAAAGCATCAGCAAAAAACGCACCAACAAGAGGACACGACAATCAAACGGATAGACATTTCACATATTCGTGGAACAACACTAAGCGAAGCACAAGCTACGGACATACTCGATATCTATGGCATTCCCACAACGAAACGTACGGTGGCTACTACAGCAGAGGAAGCGGTTCAATTTGCCAATGCTATTGGATATCCTGTTGTCTTAAAAGTCGATTCAGCAGATATCCCTCATAAAACTGAGGCCGATGCTATTCGTCTTAATGTGCAATCAGCGAACGAAGTAATGAAAGCGTTTACTGAAATTTATCACAATGCGAAAACCTATAAAGCCGATGCGCAAATCAATGGTATTGCCGTACAAGAAATGCTACCAGAAGGAACAGAGGTGATTATTGGCGCGACAAAAGATCCGAATTTCGGTCCTGTCGTTATGTTTGGATTAGGCGGTATTTTTGTTGAAGTCTTTAAAGATATTTCATTTAGGGTCGCACCACTAACGAGAGCTGATGCCGTTGAAATGATAGAAGAAGTAAAAGGGAAAGCGCTTTTAAAAGGAGCACGTGGCAAAGCACAGAGTGATATCGAAGCCATTATTGATGTCTT